The segment AGTTGGCAACCGCGGCCCCGGACGGTGTGAACCGCAGTTCCGGGTCCTGGGTCAGGTTGCCGATGATCGTGACAACGGTGTCGCCTGCAGCCATGTCGGGTATCCCCTAGATCGTTGGATCAGGCATCCACGCGCAACAGCTTGGTGCGCATGATCGACTCGTTGAGGGTCAGCTGACGGTCGAGCTCCTTGGCGGTAGCCGACTCGGCAGTCATCGTCACAACGGCATAGATGCCCTCGGACTTCTTCTTGATGTCATAGGCCAGACGGCGACGTCCCCAGATGTCCAGGTTGTCGACGGTTCCGCCGTCCTTGGTGACGACCTTGAGGAACTTGTCCAGCGTCGGCTGGACAGTGCGCTCGTCAAGCTCGGGGTCGATGATGATCATCAGTTCGTACTGACGCATGCGTTAACCCACCTCCTTTGGTCTCAAGCGGTCACGGTCTTTCCGTGACAGGAGGGTTGCAGCGTTGTTCGCGCCCGCCTGCCGGTCATCACCTGGTTGGCCTGACCGACACTCTGCCCGGAGGCACTGACAACGTGCAGAAGTTATCCACACATCGGCACAGCAGACATCGAACCCGGGTGAGTTTATCCGCGATCGAGTCGTCGGCGTTAATCGGCCAGAGCGGGGACGTACGTCGCGCCGGAACGAGGGGGCGCCGGTTGGTACGGATTCAACGGATCCCGTGGAAGATCGTCGGCGGACTCCCACGAGGCCCAGGCGATGCCGACATACGCCACCATCCGCAGGACGACGAAGAAGCTGTATGCCGCACCCGGCAGCGCCTTCGCCGGATTCGACGGTCCGGCGATGTACATGAACACCATCGCGAAATACACGATCTCGACACCGGCCCACATCAGATGGTCGCGCCACCGGGTCGCGGTGAGGGCCAGCAACGGCAGCACCCACAGACAGCACTGCACCGACACCGACTTGCCGGTCAGCATCACGATGACCAGCAGCGTCAGCGCCAGGGGCGCCAGGCGGGTCCGCTCGACCGGCCGCCCGGAGAGATAGAGCCCGGTCAACACGGCGGCGACCCAACCCAGGATGGCGATGATCGACAGCGCCGCCGACCCAATGGTCCCTCCGGCGATCTGCACGAGATACCCCAGCGAGCCGTATCCTGCGCCCTGGTGCCACCACGAGCTGTATGGCGCAAACGGGTTGCCGCCCAGACCGTACGCGAGCGCGATACACAGAACGATCGCGCCTGCTGCACCCGCGAGGAGGCGCACGATCGCGTCATGCGCCCGGTCGCGCTGGGCGATGAGCACCATCGCGAGCAAGATCACCAGCGGATACGTGCGTGCCATGGTGGCGGCACCGATGAGCACTCCTGCAGCGACGGGGTGCCGGCGCGCCCACGCCGCCATACCGAGCGTCGCAAGTGCCACACCGAGGACGTCGAACGACAACAGGGACGCGGTGATCAGCACCGGGCTGAGCGCCACATGCGCGGCCAGCCACGGGGTGCCGCGCAACATCGACGCGGTGGCGATGGTGGTCGCGGCGATGAGCAGCACGATGATGACCGCGCTGATCGCGAAGTAGATCTGCTGCTCCGACAGCGAACTACCGCTCGGGGTCAGCTGTTTGACGATCCACGACAGCACCGCGGTCAGCACCGGTTGAGTGCCGCCCTGCCCGAACGAACTCCACGGCGTGCCACCGTGCGGGCCCTCCGCGCCGACGGGCAAGTCGCTGTAACACTCCCGCCACAGTGCGCCGGTGCCGCCCCAGCCCGAGCGGATGCAGTGGTTCTTCTGCGCCACACCGAGCGCAACCATGACCGACGCCAGCGCCGACAACACCGCTGCGGCATACGTCCAACCGCGGCGGCCGACCGCAGCAAACCGGCCCACCGGACCACCGACGATCTGCGAGGCGACGAGGGCGGGTTCTTCGCCGCGGCTGGGCGTTGTCAGGCGGGTCTGCGCGGGCACGGCTGCGAGCTTAACCCGCTCCCACCAGTGGTTGGCTGAGTCCGCCGCCGTCGCTGTCGGCCCCCTCCACCGACCCACCCGGTGCCTCGGTGTGCGACGGAGTCGGAGCCGTGCGCGATGGCGTCGGGATGGTCCTGCTCGGTGTCGGCACCGTCTTGCTCGGCCCCGGGTTCGGCGGCGCCGAGGTGGTCACCGACGGCTGGGACTGCGTCGGACTCGGCGACGAAGCAGTCGTCGACGGTGGTGCCGTGCTGGCCGGCGAGGAGAAGGTCGTAGCCGGCGAGACCGTCGTGCTGTTCGGCAACTGCGCGACCGGCTGACCCTTCAGTGCGGCCCGCATGAAGTCCAGCCAGATGGTCGCCGGAACGTCGCCGCCGTAGAACGACTGACCTGCCTGCGCCAGGGGGGTCGTGCCGTTTCCGGCATACATGCCGACCGAGGTGGTCAGCTGGTCGGGCGTAAACCCGGTGAACCACGCCGAGAGGTAGTTGTTGGTCGTCCCGGTCTTGCCGGCGGCCGGCCGGCCCAATTGCCCAGCGGTCTGCTGCGCGGTCGCTCCGGGGTCAGTCAGCACGTGCGACGCGGCATCGGCGATGTTGTTGGCGACCCCAGAACTGATCACCTGCTGGGTCTGCGGGTGGGCGGTGTAGGAGTAGTCGCCTTCGACACTGCTCACCGACTGGATGAAGTACGGCGTTGCCTTCTTTCCGCCGGTGCTGACCGTGTTGTAGGCGTTGGCCATGTCGATGACGCGAACCGCTGCGATGCCCAGGATGTCGTTGACCTGAGGGTCGTTCATGCCCGGATCGGTCGACGGAATGCCCAACTGCTCTGCCGCAGCGAGAGTCTTGCCGCTACCGAGGTTCTGGTTGAGTTGCAGGAAGACCGTGTTCACCGAGTACGCGAGCGCCTTGGTCAGCGTGATGTTGCCGAACTGCTCGTTGTTGTCGTTGGTGAACTTCTGCTTACCGATCACCAGCGGCGAGGCGCCGTTGTAGGTCTGATTCAGGGTGAAACCGTCTTGCAGCGCCGCCGCCAGCCCGAAGATTTTGAAACTCGAGCCGCCCTGCATGGTGGAGATGGTCGCGGAGTCCTGTGTGGCGGCCGGGTCGGAGCCGCCGTACATGGCGACGACTGCGCCGTCCGGCTTCTCCGCGATCAGGCCGGTGCGGATCTCGTCCAGCCACACCTGCTCAGAGGAGACATTGTTGTTGACCGCAGCGACCGCGGCATCCTGGTCGGGCTTGCTGATCGTCGTGGTGATCCGTAGTCCACCACGGTCGATGTCCGGTTGCGACAGGCCGAGCTTGTTCTGCAACTCGTTGCGGACGGCGTTGACGATGTACCCGTTGGTGCCGGTGTTCTGCTGCACCGGCTGATACGTCTTGAACGTCGGGAACTGCTGCTGGTTGCGGACGGCCTGGGTCATCCAGCCTTCCTTGACCATGCCGTCGAGCACGTAGACCATTCGCGCATTCGCACGCTCGGCATTCGCCTCGCCGTACTGCGGATCGTAAATGGCGGGTGCGTTGATCACCGAGGCGAGGAAGGCGCCCTGACTGTCGTTCAACTGCTCGACGTTGACGCCGAAATACGCCTGCGATGCGGCCTGTATGCCGTAGGCCCCGCGGCCGAAGTAGATGTTGTTGAGGTAGTCCTGCAGGATCTCGGTCTTGGAGTACTT is part of the Rudaeicoccus suwonensis genome and harbors:
- a CDS encoding transglycosylase domain-containing protein gives rise to the protein MTDQTRAARRRKPAGGSTSRGGSGRSGNGGSGVRTRRFFGRGKPKKEHGLIFKVVVRTILGLFTLCVLGFLALVVMYLRTTIPQPQADAGKQVSIIYYSDGKTELGRFSTVNRQDVQLSQVPKTVQYEFLAAEDRNFYKNSGVSITGTLRATFVTLSGGGEQGGSTITQQYVKNYFLTQDRSVSRKLKEIMIALKIDRKYSKTEILQDYLNNIYFGRGAYGIQAASQAYFGVNVEQLNDSQGAFLASVINAPAIYDPQYGEANAERANARMVYVLDGMVKEGWMTQAVRNQQQFPTFKTYQPVQQNTGTNGYIVNAVRNELQNKLGLSQPDIDRGGLRITTTISKPDQDAAVAAVNNNVSSEQVWLDEIRTGLIAEKPDGAVVAMYGGSDPAATQDSATISTMQGGSSFKIFGLAAALQDGFTLNQTYNGASPLVIGKQKFTNDNNEQFGNITLTKALAYSVNTVFLQLNQNLGSGKTLAAAEQLGIPSTDPGMNDPQVNDILGIAAVRVIDMANAYNTVSTGGKKATPYFIQSVSSVEGDYSYTAHPQTQQVISSGVANNIADAASHVLTDPGATAQQTAGQLGRPAAGKTGTTNNYLSAWFTGFTPDQLTTSVGMYAGNGTTPLAQAGQSFYGGDVPATIWLDFMRAALKGQPVAQLPNSTTVSPATTFSSPASTAPPSTTASSPSPTQSQPSVTTSAPPNPGPSKTVPTPSRTIPTPSRTAPTPSHTEAPGGSVEGADSDGGGLSQPLVGAG
- the rpsF gene encoding 30S ribosomal protein S6, whose amino-acid sequence is MRQYELMIIIDPELDERTVQPTLDKFLKVVTKDGGTVDNLDIWGRRRLAYDIKKKSEGIYAVVTMTAESATAKELDRQLTLNESIMRTKLLRVDA